In the Fibrobacter sp. UWR3 genome, one interval contains:
- a CDS encoding ATP-binding protein: protein MHIVGRKKEILRLDRFVESKRSDFVVVYGRRRVGKTYLIREYFDNTFDFQVTGICNGSKEMQLANFGLALQKYFGESRVPRTWLDAFSLLQAGLEKKNTGEKLVVFLDEMPWMDSQKSDFLRAFEVFWNGYAAWDNNILLIVCGSATTWLTDNILNNVGGLYNRATGRIFLEPFTLGETEEFLKDKGIVWSRYDIIQLYMVMGGIPFYLSHLQKELSLAQNIDELFFKPHGKLWNEFNNLYATLFKNADAHVKVVEALSQKNKGLTKKEISEATKLPENGTLTKILDNLSNSGFIRPYNYYGNKKKQMTYQLADYYTLFYFRFLKDQNGKDENYWQNTLDNPAKRAWCGYSFEQVCKDHIDKIKDKLGIAGVLTERSSWSSKGEPGAQIDLVIERRDRIIDLCEMKFSQSEFAIDKEYDLILRNKAETFRTETKTKKALHLVFITTYGLKRNMYSGIAQAEVKGDDLF from the coding sequence ATGCACATTGTCGGCAGAAAAAAGGAAATCCTCAGACTTGACCGGTTCGTTGAATCCAAGCGCTCCGATTTTGTCGTGGTCTATGGCCGCCGCCGCGTGGGCAAGACATACCTGATTCGGGAATACTTCGACAACACTTTCGACTTTCAGGTGACGGGCATTTGCAACGGCAGCAAGGAAATGCAGCTTGCCAACTTCGGACTCGCCCTGCAGAAATACTTCGGCGAGTCGCGAGTTCCCAGGACTTGGCTTGACGCGTTTTCGCTTTTGCAGGCGGGGCTAGAAAAAAAGAATACCGGCGAAAAGCTGGTCGTGTTCCTTGACGAAATGCCGTGGATGGATTCCCAGAAATCCGACTTCTTGAGAGCGTTCGAAGTCTTTTGGAACGGCTACGCCGCCTGGGACAACAACATTTTGCTGATTGTATGCGGTTCGGCAACCACATGGCTTACGGACAACATCTTGAACAATGTCGGCGGGCTTTACAACCGCGCCACTGGCCGCATTTTCCTTGAACCGTTCACCCTGGGAGAGACCGAAGAGTTCCTGAAGGACAAGGGTATCGTCTGGAGCCGTTACGACATCATCCAGCTCTATATGGTCATGGGAGGAATCCCCTTCTACCTGAGCCACTTGCAAAAGGAACTGTCCCTGGCGCAGAACATCGACGAGCTGTTTTTCAAGCCGCACGGAAAGCTCTGGAACGAGTTCAATAACCTTTACGCAACTTTGTTCAAAAATGCGGACGCGCACGTCAAGGTCGTGGAGGCGCTTTCCCAAAAGAACAAGGGACTCACCAAGAAAGAAATTTCCGAAGCGACAAAGTTGCCCGAAAACGGAACGCTTACAAAGATTCTCGACAACCTCTCCAATTCAGGATTCATTCGCCCCTACAACTACTACGGCAACAAGAAGAAACAGATGACTTACCAGCTCGCCGACTACTACACCCTTTTCTACTTCCGGTTTTTGAAAGACCAGAACGGCAAGGACGAGAATTACTGGCAGAATACGCTGGACAATCCGGCGAAACGGGCGTGGTGCGGGTATTCCTTCGAGCAGGTCTGCAAGGACCATATCGACAAAATCAAGGACAAACTCGGCATCGCGGGAGTCCTTACCGAAAGGTCGTCGTGGTCCAGCAAGGGGGAACCCGGCGCGCAAATTGACCTGGTCATCGAACGCCGCGACAGGATTATCGATCTGTGCGAAATGAAGTTTTCCCAGTCCGAATTTGCGATTGACAAGGAATACGACCTGATTCTTCGAAACAAGGCGGAAACCTTCAGGACGGAAACGAAGACAAAAAAAGCGTTGCACCTGGTCTTTATCACCACCTACGGGCTAAAACGCAATATGTACAGCGGCATTGCCCAGGCCGAAGTCAAGGGCGACGACCTGTTCTGA
- the polA gene encoding DNA polymerase I: MSEKTLLLLDSYALAFRMFYAYSQNPLKNNQGEEVSMMHGYWGAVLRILAQHKPTHFAIARDVAHTKTFRHELYPDYKANRGPMPEEMAAQMPLLGESLEASGIPLLSEPGYEADDVMASTATAAVEAGFDHVVILSKDKDMSQIVTDKIHLFHLTKGADGIDFGPEQVLEKYGLPPEKIRDYLALMGDTSDNVPGVPKVGPKTAIQLLNDYGDMDNLYANLDKITKKGLHDNLANNREKAFLSRELVTLQTKRAFSGNLDALEYNGLHVDTLAQMFKDHEINSLLRLLEKVPSKAGFVRDGEGAEGPSANSTGSSTGSGTLNGDAAIQAAFPVDVPPPYICVDTDEIFEQMKAEFSASSLIGVDTETDGLDPMQCGLVGMCLASADSDGKVAKGYYIPLAHTDEIGFPLPAGKGGNFDFNKAKEWFKEFFAGATSQRAFVFHNAKFDLHVLARAFKIPQSVIDNANIIDTLIAAWMLSPGQSGLGLDNQVMQRLQHEMIPIENLIGRGKNQITFNRAPIKDATEYGAEDAVYTLRLWKPLKQELEKLDYVKYFFAQEMPLLKVLYQMESVGVAIDVPALKTLEQELARRIENLEKEICDMAGVEFNIGSPKQLGDVLFDTLGLPEIKKRSTDAVVLEELSYKAPHPIVFAVIEYRELKKMQSTYISVLPTLINPDTHRIHTSFIQWGTATGRLSSRDPNLQNIPVRSDLGKKIRAAFIPQSKDNVILAVDYSQIELRMLAHLSGDEALIESYKEGIDIHARTAAAIYGVDLNAVTSDMRRDAKVVNFGVLYGMTAFRLARDLKIPMSQARDFIDGYFGMYQGVQQFIEDTKAAAHRDGYVETLSGRRRYIAGIDSSDRMESQMAERMAVNTPVQGSAADLIKIAMIRIQKRINAENLPLRMMLQVHDELVFECPRDQVEAMAQMVKSEMEGAMQLKVPLVASVGFGENWLEAH, translated from the coding sequence ATGTCTGAAAAAACTCTACTTTTGCTTGACTCCTACGCGCTCGCGTTCCGCATGTTTTACGCCTATTCGCAGAACCCGCTGAAAAACAACCAGGGCGAAGAGGTCTCGATGATGCACGGTTACTGGGGTGCGGTGCTCCGCATTTTGGCCCAGCACAAGCCGACGCACTTTGCGATTGCGCGCGACGTGGCACACACCAAAACTTTCAGGCACGAACTTTACCCGGACTACAAGGCCAATCGCGGTCCCATGCCCGAAGAGATGGCGGCGCAGATGCCGCTATTGGGCGAAAGTCTGGAAGCGAGCGGAATCCCGCTACTTTCGGAGCCGGGCTACGAGGCGGACGACGTGATGGCAAGTACCGCCACGGCCGCCGTCGAAGCAGGCTTCGACCATGTGGTGATTTTAAGTAAAGACAAGGACATGTCGCAAATCGTAACCGACAAGATCCATCTTTTCCACCTGACAAAAGGTGCCGACGGCATTGACTTCGGTCCGGAACAGGTGCTCGAAAAATACGGGCTCCCACCGGAGAAAATCCGCGACTACCTGGCGCTCATGGGTGACACAAGCGACAACGTTCCCGGCGTGCCGAAGGTGGGGCCCAAGACGGCCATCCAGTTGCTGAACGATTACGGCGACATGGACAACCTGTATGCGAATCTCGACAAGATTACCAAGAAGGGTTTGCACGACAATTTGGCGAACAACCGCGAAAAGGCATTCCTCAGCCGCGAACTGGTGACGCTCCAGACCAAGCGCGCCTTTAGCGGAAACTTGGACGCCCTCGAATACAACGGCCTGCACGTGGATACCTTGGCGCAGATGTTCAAGGACCACGAAATCAACAGTCTGCTTCGCCTGCTTGAGAAGGTCCCGAGCAAGGCGGGATTCGTGCGGGATGGAGAAGGTGCGGAAGGCCCTTCGGCTAATTCGACAGGCTCATCAACCGGCTCAGGGACCTTAAACGGGGATGCCGCGATTCAGGCAGCATTCCCGGTTGACGTTCCTCCCCCGTATATTTGCGTTGATACCGACGAAATCTTTGAGCAGATGAAGGCGGAATTTTCCGCATCGTCTTTGATTGGCGTAGACACCGAAACAGACGGCCTCGACCCGATGCAGTGCGGCCTCGTGGGAATGTGCCTCGCCTCCGCCGACAGCGATGGCAAGGTTGCGAAGGGCTACTACATTCCCCTTGCGCACACCGACGAAATCGGGTTCCCGCTCCCCGCGGGCAAGGGCGGCAACTTCGACTTCAACAAGGCGAAGGAGTGGTTCAAGGAATTTTTCGCGGGCGCGACATCTCAACGCGCGTTCGTATTCCATAACGCGAAATTCGACTTGCACGTTCTCGCACGCGCATTCAAGATTCCGCAATCCGTTATCGACAACGCAAACATCATCGACACGCTCATTGCCGCCTGGATGCTTTCGCCGGGGCAATCTGGCCTCGGGCTCGACAACCAGGTGATGCAGCGCCTGCAGCACGAGATGATTCCCATCGAGAACCTTATCGGGCGCGGCAAAAACCAGATTACGTTCAACCGCGCGCCAATCAAGGACGCCACCGAATACGGCGCCGAAGATGCAGTCTACACGCTCCGCCTTTGGAAACCGCTCAAGCAGGAACTCGAAAAGCTCGACTACGTGAAGTATTTCTTCGCGCAGGAGATGCCGCTCTTGAAGGTACTGTACCAGATGGAATCCGTGGGTGTCGCCATCGATGTTCCGGCCCTCAAGACGCTGGAGCAGGAACTGGCCCGCCGCATCGAAAATCTGGAGAAAGAAATTTGCGACATGGCCGGTGTCGAGTTCAACATCGGAAGTCCAAAGCAGCTGGGCGACGTGCTTTTCGATACGCTCGGACTCCCCGAAATCAAGAAGCGCAGTACCGACGCCGTGGTTCTCGAAGAACTCAGCTACAAGGCGCCGCACCCGATTGTCTTTGCCGTCATCGAGTACCGCGAGCTCAAGAAAATGCAGAGCACCTACATCTCGGTGCTCCCGACGCTCATCAATCCGGACACGCACCGCATCCACACGAGCTTTATCCAGTGGGGTACCGCGACAGGCCGCCTTTCGAGCCGCGATCCGAACCTGCAGAACATTCCCGTGCGTAGCGACTTGGGTAAGAAGATTCGCGCAGCATTTATCCCGCAGAGTAAGGACAACGTAATTCTTGCGGTGGACTACTCGCAGATTGAACTCAGAATGCTTGCGCACCTGAGCGGAGACGAAGCACTCATCGAAAGTTACAAGGAAGGCATAGACATTCACGCCCGCACCGCCGCCGCGATTTACGGAGTTGACCTAAATGCCGTCACGAGCGACATGAGGCGCGATGCAAAAGTCGTGAATTTCGGCGTGCTCTACGGGATGACGGCCTTCCGCCTTGCCCGCGACCTAAAAATCCCGATGTCGCAGGCAAGGGATTTTATCGACGGTTACTTCGGGATGTACCAGGGTGTACAGCAGTTTATTGAAGATACCAAGGCGGCCGCCCACCGCGACGGCTACGTAGAAACGCTTTCGGGCCGCCGCCGTTACATTGCAGGTATCGACAGCAGCGACCGCATGGAATCGCAGATGGCCGAGCGCATGGCCGTGAATACTCCCGTCCAAGGCTCCGCCGCCGACCTCATCAAGATTGCGATGATTCGCATCCAGAAGCGCATCAACGCCGAGAACCTCCCGCTCCGCATGATGTTGCAGGTGCACGACGAACTCGTGTTCGAATGCCCCCGCGACCAGGTAGAGGCGATGGCCCAGATGGTGAAATCCGAGATGGAAGGCGCCATGCAGCTCAAGGTTCCGCTCGTTGCAAGCGTCGGCTTCGGCGAGAACTGGCTCGAAGCGCACTAA
- a CDS encoding FISUMP domain-containing protein, giving the protein MSMPCNDATMNTAVHYNDIAVYVCQNGNWIPMSNDEYEDFSWTVGEESQVKWRENAIPRQCFVYESGAWHERDSSNCLLGFRGCTAARQGAVERSSNNDMWYMCDNFVWKNVEDETADSILLGTDYEEGEVLRCPATRRYCVFQDGKWREGTRMDSIMVSLGGTACLVEGDTSTVKYNDEYYVCKKQTWGTVFRSWQLAPQIYNDTYDDRDECNATGLYGDGSFHDEHNGAAGRVYVCENGGFRLPTEREMRLNLGCTSYIYGKKITVNNTHFVCGEEGWKIDSTAWGYGSFTDARDGRVYKTIDIWGQTWMAENLDYRDSVAKPELEGNRWCYGNEAEQCDAYGSFYSCELSSQVCPAGWHLPSISDWFELYNFIVLMGGDPQSGLRAKDGWLDYSDNVNNGTDVLGFTALPGGIMYGENSYGSATQEAWFWYAQDCSLNEYEALYLSSEETNFVSSSVSGGKITDAYSVRCIKDAE; this is encoded by the coding sequence ATGTCCATGCCTTGCAATGATGCGACCATGAATACGGCGGTCCACTACAATGACATTGCGGTATATGTCTGCCAGAACGGGAACTGGATTCCGATGAGCAATGACGAATATGAAGACTTCAGCTGGACGGTAGGGGAAGAAAGCCAGGTCAAGTGGAGGGAAAATGCAATTCCGCGTCAATGCTTTGTGTACGAGAGCGGAGCCTGGCACGAACGAGATAGTTCCAATTGCCTGCTGGGATTTCGGGGCTGCACGGCAGCGCGCCAGGGTGCAGTGGAAAGATCGTCTAATAATGACATGTGGTACATGTGCGATAATTTCGTATGGAAAAATGTTGAGGACGAAACGGCGGACTCAATACTGCTGGGCACAGACTACGAGGAAGGCGAAGTCCTGAGATGCCCTGCGACGCGCCGCTACTGTGTGTTCCAGGATGGCAAGTGGCGCGAAGGCACCAGGATGGACAGCATCATGGTGTCATTGGGCGGAACGGCGTGCCTTGTGGAAGGCGATACATCCACAGTAAAGTACAACGATGAGTACTATGTTTGCAAAAAGCAAACCTGGGGTACCGTATTCAGGAGTTGGCAGTTGGCTCCGCAGATTTACAACGATACCTACGATGATCGTGACGAGTGTAACGCGACAGGGCTGTATGGCGACGGCTCGTTCCACGATGAGCATAACGGAGCTGCAGGCCGCGTCTACGTTTGCGAGAATGGCGGATTCCGGTTGCCCACGGAAAGGGAAATGCGATTGAATTTAGGCTGTACCAGTTATATCTACGGTAAGAAAATTACGGTGAACAATACGCATTTCGTGTGTGGCGAAGAGGGCTGGAAAATAGATTCGACCGCATGGGGATATGGCTCGTTCACGGATGCGCGCGACGGCAGGGTGTACAAGACAATTGACATCTGGGGCCAGACATGGATGGCTGAAAACCTGGACTACAGGGATTCGGTTGCAAAGCCCGAACTGGAAGGGAACCGCTGGTGCTACGGCAATGAGGCAGAACAGTGCGACGCTTACGGCTCTTTCTATTCCTGCGAATTGTCCAGCCAGGTATGCCCTGCGGGTTGGCATTTGCCGTCGATATCGGATTGGTTTGAGTTGTACAATTTTATAGTGCTTATGGGTGGTGACCCGCAGAGTGGTTTGCGGGCGAAGGATGGCTGGTTAGATTATTCAGACAATGTCAATAATGGAACGGATGTGTTGGGCTTTACGGCTCTCCCTGGCGGAATCATGTATGGAGAGAACTCGTATGGAAGCGCTACGCAGGAAGCATGGTTCTGGTATGCACAGGACTGCTCGCTGAACGAGTATGAAGCGTTGTATTTGTCTAGCGAGGAAACAAACTTTGTTTCTAGCTCCGTTTCGGGAGGCAAGATAACGGATGCGTATAGCGTCCGTTGCATAAAGGACGCGGAATAG
- a CDS encoding FISUMP domain-containing protein produces MIHFGRTFFAALVYATLFALLGACGDSGTDKELDSPYTEKRTLAGFVQKGPFSKGSKISIQELEATTLLPVGNVSEGGVLNDEGTYSLEFSEFESPYALLTAVGTYRDELTGEKSKATVTLNALVDLTARKSANVNLLTHLEYLRVLYLVREEGLTVAEAKMQAEREVLRAFGISGDFALAEDLNIYSNGDGNAALLAISVIMLGGLEKDGGSGLPFGLATKNDDGEENSKLAERITDFAEDLEKDGLWKNGRTAANMADWAVEQGLNGKFDTFRTQVVSYIDSFWWKIYGFDACDSTLDGAAWLNDNPYSANRGVYFICKNGKWIPERRGDDSKDSTDVKDSAGVADTVQVKDTTSVKDTTGVTDTTVVKDTTENKDTVSFDYGKLVDARDGQAYHTIKIGIQNWMADDLNYGESSEYYWDDAKEACPAGWHLPSMEEWNELFRSVGGLEASDFERFGMTLIPPGQLKTHFWTSSFYYNSIEEKLSYYMIFQKTGVSMARTLGSTMHLSVRCV; encoded by the coding sequence ATGATTCATTTTGGTCGGACATTTTTTGCTGCTCTTGTATATGCGACGCTGTTTGCTTTGCTTGGTGCGTGCGGTGATAGCGGTACCGACAAAGAACTGGATTCCCCGTATACCGAAAAAAGAACGCTCGCGGGCTTTGTGCAGAAGGGCCCGTTCTCGAAGGGTTCGAAAATTTCCATACAGGAACTGGAGGCAACTACGCTCCTGCCGGTGGGGAATGTTTCCGAGGGCGGGGTGCTGAATGACGAGGGGACCTACTCCCTGGAATTCAGCGAATTCGAATCCCCGTATGCACTGCTTACGGCCGTGGGTACGTACCGCGATGAACTCACGGGTGAAAAATCAAAAGCGACGGTGACCTTGAATGCGCTGGTAGACCTTACTGCCCGCAAGTCGGCGAACGTGAACTTGCTTACGCACCTGGAATATTTGCGCGTACTCTACCTTGTAAGGGAAGAGGGCTTGACCGTCGCGGAAGCGAAAATGCAGGCGGAGCGAGAGGTGCTCAGGGCCTTTGGAATCAGTGGCGACTTTGCCCTGGCCGAAGACCTGAATATCTATAGCAATGGCGACGGAAATGCGGCACTGTTAGCGATAAGCGTGATTATGCTGGGTGGTCTGGAGAAGGATGGCGGATCCGGACTCCCGTTCGGCCTTGCAACGAAGAATGACGATGGCGAGGAAAACTCGAAACTTGCTGAGCGAATCACGGATTTTGCAGAAGACCTTGAAAAGGATGGCCTATGGAAAAACGGGCGCACCGCCGCAAATATGGCAGACTGGGCGGTGGAACAGGGCTTGAACGGCAAGTTCGATACGTTCCGTACGCAGGTCGTTTCTTACATAGATTCCTTCTGGTGGAAAATCTATGGGTTCGATGCGTGCGACTCAACGTTGGATGGGGCCGCATGGCTGAACGACAATCCCTACAGTGCAAATAGGGGTGTTTACTTTATATGCAAGAACGGCAAGTGGATCCCCGAAAGGAGGGGGGATGACAGTAAGGATTCTACGGACGTTAAGGACTCTGCGGGTGTTGCGGATACGGTACAGGTCAAGGACACGACAAGTGTTAAGGATACGACAGGTGTTACAGACACTACGGTTGTCAAGGATACGACAGAAAATAAGGATACGGTAAGCTTCGATTACGGCAAGCTGGTGGATGCCCGTGACGGACAGGCTTACCATACCATCAAAATAGGGATCCAGAACTGGATGGCCGATGATTTGAACTACGGAGAAAGCTCTGAATATTATTGGGACGATGCCAAGGAAGCTTGCCCTGCGGGTTGGCACTTGCCGAGCATGGAAGAATGGAATGAGCTGTTTAGGTCTGTAGGAGGATTGGAGGCATCGGACTTTGAAAGGTTTGGCATGACGCTGATTCCTCCCGGACAGTTGAAAACGCATTTCTGGACAAGTTCATTCTACTACAATTCTATAGAAGAAAAACTTTCGTATTACATGATATTTCAAAAAACGGGAGTGTCCATGGCGAGAACGCTGGGTAGCACGATGCACCTTTCTGTTCGCTGCGTCTAG
- a CDS encoding glycoside hydrolase family 5 protein translates to MKQILAKTAIFAIAGAISATAALPTAKQVQANMGMGFNIGNSMEVPNNPTAWGNPFPTQALLDSVKAAGFNTVRIPCAWDSHTSGGKVTETWLDSVKTVVDYAMRAGLYTILNIHHEGEGGWFQTNIGTSVNSTVDNKMKTYWTQIANKFKNYNERLIFAGANEPGPNVNTWTAQHVSTLMHYYQTFIDAVRATGGNNATRTLIIQGLNTDIDKSVANAPVSTFPKDKVTGYLMFEVHYYDPYQYTLMTSQQDWGASEPIMPQYYYGNYQKASEPKRNAGYNAWAGSIDSKIAGIGHPQEQFAKMKTNYVDKGYPVIVGEFGANVRSPELSGSDLNLHKQGRVQWHKDVVSAAKQYGLTPILWDMGNESNSGYDNMAYIRRQSSPVGKVLETDVINAMRSVYNLGNYVNTGVTHVEDFITGGSENPATSSSTVVPPASSSAIAPTSSSAIAPVSSSAIAPASSSTEIYPCDAMIPECGWTGITPDVLAGSHVNANLVREGSMLRSNATIRLFDLNGNMVREASAEIASGHSEMDLRGLRQGMYIARSGSQTLRVQVK, encoded by the coding sequence ATGAAGCAAATTCTCGCAAAAACAGCCATTTTCGCCATCGCGGGCGCAATCTCTGCAACGGCGGCGCTCCCCACTGCAAAGCAGGTCCAAGCCAACATGGGCATGGGGTTCAACATCGGCAACTCGATGGAAGTGCCGAACAACCCGACCGCATGGGGCAACCCCTTCCCCACGCAGGCCCTGCTCGACTCCGTGAAAGCGGCAGGCTTCAACACGGTGCGCATTCCCTGCGCATGGGATAGCCACACGAGCGGCGGCAAGGTCACCGAAACCTGGCTCGATTCCGTAAAGACAGTCGTTGACTACGCGATGCGCGCGGGCCTCTACACGATTTTGAACATCCACCACGAAGGTGAAGGCGGCTGGTTCCAGACAAACATCGGCACGAGCGTCAACTCGACCGTCGACAACAAGATGAAGACGTACTGGACGCAGATTGCGAACAAGTTCAAGAACTACAACGAACGACTGATTTTTGCGGGCGCGAACGAGCCCGGCCCGAATGTGAACACCTGGACGGCCCAGCATGTAAGCACGCTGATGCACTACTACCAGACGTTTATTGACGCCGTGCGCGCCACCGGCGGGAACAACGCCACCCGCACGCTCATTATCCAGGGCCTCAACACCGACATCGACAAGTCTGTCGCGAACGCTCCCGTTAGCACGTTCCCTAAGGACAAAGTAACAGGCTACCTGATGTTCGAGGTGCATTACTACGACCCGTACCAGTACACGCTCATGACTAGCCAGCAGGACTGGGGCGCAAGCGAACCCATCATGCCGCAGTACTACTACGGTAATTACCAGAAGGCGAGCGAACCCAAGCGCAACGCGGGCTACAACGCGTGGGCAGGTTCCATCGATTCCAAAATCGCAGGCATCGGCCACCCGCAGGAACAGTTCGCCAAGATGAAGACAAACTACGTGGACAAGGGTTACCCGGTCATTGTCGGCGAATTCGGCGCGAACGTGCGCTCTCCGGAACTGAGCGGTTCTGACCTGAACCTCCACAAGCAGGGCCGCGTGCAGTGGCACAAGGACGTGGTGAGCGCGGCCAAGCAGTACGGGCTCACCCCCATCCTCTGGGACATGGGCAACGAGAGCAATTCCGGCTACGACAACATGGCCTACATCCGTCGCCAGAGCAGCCCTGTGGGCAAGGTGCTCGAAACCGACGTCATCAACGCGATGCGCAGCGTGTACAACCTCGGCAACTATGTGAACACGGGCGTGACGCACGTAGAAGACTTCATTACCGGCGGCAGCGAGAACCCGGCTACGAGCAGCAGCACGGTCGTTCCGCCGGCATCAAGTTCTGCAATCGCGCCCACATCAAGTTCCGCAATCGCGCCTGTTTCCAGTTCAGCAATCGCGCCGGCATCGAGCAGCACGGAAATCTACCCCTGCGATGCCATGATTCCGGAATGCGGCTGGACGGGAATAACGCCAGACGTTCTCGCGGGCAGTCACGTTAACGCGAATCTCGTACGCGAGGGAAGCATGCTCCGCTCGAACGCCACCATCCGCCTGTTCGACCTGAACGGCAACATGGTGCGGGAGGCAAGCGCAGAAATCGCAAGCGGCCATAGCGAAATGGACCTGCGCGGGCTCCGTCAGGGCATGTACATTGCCCGCAGCGGCTCGCAGACCCTCCGCGTGCAGGTGAAATAA
- a CDS encoding glycoside hydrolase family 5 protein, with protein sequence MFGIGKFGLVFGALSLASTAAFALPKATEIYPDMGLGYNIGNTMEVPGNQGGPTGWGNPFPDAAYVKAIKDAGFNTVRIPCAWDSHASNGTINAGWLDSVKTVVDLVINNGMYAILNSHWDGGWLEDHVFDGEGYDKTGLVNSSAATVAAKQESYWKQIATKFAAYDEHLIFASANEPGVNDPWNGGADNGQWAFDENRMKVLKQFHEACIKAVRSTGGNNATRIVVVQAPRTEIDKSPLLASMYPTDPAGDGYTMAEVHFYPYQFSLMTGGDEDWGKMFYYWEDQTPGNDAAHTCSGTALGSKKSINELFSGLKSRFYDKGIPVVIGEMGAVKRFSLTGDNLKAHLKARAAWYGYTVAAAKQNGLVPCVWDTGDEGDGNFTIIRRQVNKFGGNVGDITDVETLNAMREAYGQAALPGGSIDSLVNQNPDVPEGSGKGVEVTYKTATSDSSEVGTLRINLSGTKKDLSQYVGIEIRLKGSVETAGPCTGAGDGCGEYGWTSMDLFMMTGGSWAWFDAPVLEQADQELDATKFQTIQVKWDEFRTEPTDLNSANAIGLNLYGTQVTGTITFDYIAGIKADGSTEIIDDFDKKPGLEGTATGKVVALNGTGDIGANAIKPTRVASSKMLVSVRPSSVTASFSAATAGMASATLMNFMGQVIDQKNFNASKGANSVELQSNYRGAAMLIVKQGSQRYAQKVLLK encoded by the coding sequence ATGTTTGGTATCGGAAAGTTTGGTCTCGTGTTCGGCGCGCTCTCGCTCGCAAGCACGGCTGCGTTCGCCCTCCCCAAGGCGACCGAGATTTACCCCGACATGGGTCTCGGCTACAACATCGGTAACACCATGGAAGTGCCGGGCAACCAAGGTGGTCCAACAGGATGGGGCAACCCCTTCCCGGATGCCGCTTACGTGAAGGCAATCAAGGACGCCGGCTTCAACACCGTTCGTATTCCCTGCGCCTGGGACAGCCACGCCTCTAACGGAACAATTAATGCCGGCTGGCTTGACTCTGTAAAGACCGTCGTCGATCTCGTCATCAACAACGGCATGTACGCCATCTTGAACAGCCACTGGGACGGCGGTTGGCTCGAAGACCACGTGTTCGACGGCGAAGGCTACGACAAAACTGGTCTCGTGAACAGTTCTGCAGCAACCGTTGCCGCCAAGCAGGAATCTTACTGGAAGCAGATCGCTACCAAGTTCGCCGCTTACGACGAACACCTGATTTTCGCATCCGCCAACGAACCCGGCGTGAACGACCCATGGAACGGCGGTGCGGACAACGGCCAGTGGGCCTTCGACGAGAACCGCATGAAGGTTCTCAAGCAGTTCCATGAAGCATGCATCAAGGCAGTGCGTTCTACCGGCGGAAACAACGCCACCCGTATCGTGGTCGTGCAGGCCCCGCGTACCGAAATCGACAAGTCTCCGCTCCTCGCCTCCATGTACCCGACTGACCCGGCTGGCGACGGCTACACCATGGCCGAAGTACACTTCTACCCGTATCAGTTCTCGCTCATGACTGGTGGCGACGAAGACTGGGGCAAGATGTTCTACTACTGGGAAGACCAGACTCCGGGTAACGACGCGGCACACACCTGCTCCGGCACGGCCCTCGGTTCCAAGAAGTCTATCAACGAACTGTTCAGCGGTCTCAAGAGCCGTTTCTACGACAAGGGCATTCCGGTCGTAATCGGCGAAATGGGCGCAGTCAAGCGTTTCTCCCTCACAGGAGACAACCTGAAGGCGCACCTGAAGGCTCGTGCCGCCTGGTACGGCTACACAGTCGCTGCAGCCAAGCAGAACGGTCTCGTTCCTTGCGTGTGGGACACCGGTGACGAAGGCGATGGCAACTTCACCATCATCCGCCGTCAGGTGAACAAGTTCGGCGGCAACGTGGGCGACATTACCGACGTCGAAACTTTGAACGCCATGCGCGAAGCATACGGCCAGGCTGCGCTTCCGGGTGGTTCCATTGATTCTCTCGTCAACCAGAACCCCGACGTTCCCGAAGGTTCCGGCAAGGGTGTCGAAGTTACCTACAAGACTGCAACATCCGACTCCAGCGAAGTGGGCACGCTCCGTATCAACCTTTCTGGCACCAAGAAGGATCTTTCCCAGTACGTGGGCATTGAAATCCGTCTGAAAGGTTCCGTCGAAACTGCAGGCCCCTGCACCGGTGCAGGCGATGGCTGCGGTGAATACGGCTGGACCTCCATGGACCTCTTCATGATGACCGGTGGCAGCTGGGCATGGTTCGACGCTCCCGTGCTGGAACAGGCCGACCAGGAACTCGATGCGACCAAGTTCCAGACCATTCAGGTCAAGTGGGATGAGTTCCGCACCGAACCGACCGACCTCAACTCCGCAAACGCCATCGGCCTGAACCTCTATGGTACGCAGGTCACCGGCACAATCACTTTTGACTACATCGCGGGCATCAAGGCCGACGGCTCTACCGAAATCATCGATGACTTCGACAAGAAACCCGGACTCGAAGGCACCGCCACCGGCAAGGTTGTCGCCCTCAACGGCACAGGCGACATCGGAGCGAACGCCATCAAGCCCACACGCGTCGCCAGCAGCAAGATGCTCGTGAGCGTACGTCCGAGCTCGGTGACCGCCTCGTTCAGCGCCGCCACCGCAGGCATGGCAAGCGCCACGCTCATGAACTTCATGGGCCAGGTCATCGACCAGAAGAACTTCAACGCAAGCAAGGGCGCGAACAGCGTCGAACTGCAGAGCAACTACCGCGGGGCCGCAATGCTCATCGTGAAGCAGGGCAGCCAGCGCTACGCCCAGAAGGTTCTCCTGAAGTAA